The Pseudomonas wenzhouensis genome has a segment encoding these proteins:
- a CDS encoding LEA type 2 family protein — MLSQAQMIRITSLLMFLGLLSGLTGCSTWVTGSFKDPEVQLINVDVVKARLLEQEFRLRFRIDNPNGVSLPVRGLDYNVQLNGIQLAEGYSNEWFTVPAHGHHTFEVPVRTNLWRHVRQIVKALEKPDVPIRYSLRGEVKTGMMFGRSVHMARNGEIIPGDFIPE, encoded by the coding sequence ATGCTTTCTCAGGCGCAAATGATAAGAATTACCAGCCTACTGATGTTTTTAGGCCTGCTTTCAGGCCTGACAGGATGTTCCACCTGGGTGACAGGTAGCTTCAAGGATCCGGAAGTCCAACTCATCAATGTTGACGTGGTCAAGGCCAGGCTGCTCGAGCAGGAGTTTCGCCTGCGCTTTCGAATCGACAATCCCAATGGCGTCAGCCTGCCGGTACGCGGGCTGGACTATAACGTCCAGCTCAACGGCATCCAGCTCGCCGAAGGCTATTCCAACGAGTGGTTCACCGTACCCGCCCACGGCCACCACACCTTCGAGGTGCCGGTACGTACCAATCTCTGGCGTCATGTCCGACAGATCGTCAAAGCACTGGAAAAACCCGACGTACCAATTCGCTACAGCCTCCGAGGTGAAGTAAAAACCGGCATGATGTTTGGCCGTAGCGTGCATATGGCGCGCAATGGCGAGATAATTCCCGGCGATTTCATCCCCGAATAA
- a CDS encoding SEC-C metal-binding domain-containing protein, which produces MSNQPHVHGPDCNHDHDHHDHGHVHGPHCNHGHQEPVRNALKDVGRNDPCPCGSEKKFKKCHGA; this is translated from the coding sequence ATGAGCAACCAACCCCACGTCCACGGCCCCGACTGCAACCATGATCACGATCATCACGATCACGGCCATGTACATGGCCCGCATTGCAACCATGGCCATCAGGAGCCGGTACGCAACGCACTGAAGGATGTCGGCCGTAACGACCCTTGCCCATGCGGCAGCGAGAAGAAGTTCAAGAAGTGCCACGGCGCCTGA
- a CDS encoding DUF2489 domain-containing protein, with product MSALNLTLLLGGLLLIAALAAYAWHLWRRVWATQRARDEAQQERQQRLGGDLSILASSLLDEQLPLIEGAIRIKVLLDNYDSALSNDSRCQVFHLLFEATAEVPTHAAWKALDKTERRRFEKRFNELELQHKAAARSAARWLLDEGLKKPQTSV from the coding sequence ATGAGTGCCTTGAACCTGACCCTGCTGCTTGGCGGCCTGCTGCTGATCGCTGCGCTGGCCGCCTATGCCTGGCACCTGTGGCGCCGCGTGTGGGCTACCCAGCGCGCCCGTGATGAAGCGCAACAGGAGCGCCAGCAGCGTCTCGGTGGCGACCTGAGCATCCTCGCCAGCAGCCTGCTCGACGAGCAGTTGCCGCTGATCGAAGGCGCCATTCGCATCAAGGTGCTGCTCGATAACTATGACAGTGCCCTGAGCAATGACAGCCGCTGCCAGGTGTTCCATCTGCTTTTCGAAGCCACCGCCGAAGTGCCTACCCATGCAGCCTGGAAGGCTCTGGACAAGACCGAACGGCGCCGCTTCGAAAAACGCTTCAACGAGCTGGAACTGCAGCACAAGGCCGCCGCACGCAGCGCCGCGCGCTGGTTACTCGATGAAGGGCTGAAGAAGCCTCAAACGAGCGTCTGA
- a CDS encoding penicillin acylase family protein has protein sequence MRALACLTLAASLTSLAGCQSLLNSRYADSVPPTRGVERIQGVAESASVRRNALGMPLIESSTFHDALFTLGYVHAGDRLSQMVGMRLLAQGRLAEMAGPGVLEMDRFMRAVNLKKSAEILYADASPRLKRFFEVYSRGVNAYMFRYRNRLPMDLAESGYRPEYWKPEDSVLLFCLLNFGLAVNLQEEIAALTMTQQVGADKLPWLLPIYPDEPLPFAEAEKLAGLDLKGQLPGLQAISRTAAQIAEQHMLGVAASNNWAIAPQRSRGGKSLLANDTHLPLSMPSLWNFVQIRSPKYQAAGISLAGVPAIVAGYNGKLAWGMTMVMGDNQDIYLERIKREGSRLMYQADGKWLPVSERQETFFIRGQRPIRETLYETRNGPLLNSVLGERKHMLQPLALQSGYGLALKTTQFERDQSLDAFFDLSRAQSVDQAFEVTREIRAMPLNIVFADAQHIGWQVTGRYPNRREGRGLLPSPGWDERYAWDGFADPMLHPYDQDPPQGWLGTANERSVPPGYGMQLSSSWYYPERAERIAELAGNGRHDGRSMIAMQYDQTSPFVAKLQAMFNDPVMHDSLRQAIAALPAGQRARADEALKRLLAFDGKLAAGSADAALYGAFLQESARQIFLDELGPESSPAWQALVQTANTSYSAQADHLLGRADSPFWNDIRTPEQEHKPTILARSLATSIELLESRLSAERRNWQWGKLHTYEWVTDTTRLAPYMSASQRSSINALKGYLDRGPYPAGGDHSTLNVSAYAWGQDFNTFLIPAMRFVVDFAADEPLVGVNSSGQSGNPASPHYADGIEAWLKGGYMSFPFKAENLDKVYGNQRLLLMPAK, from the coding sequence ATGCGCGCGCTGGCCTGCCTGACTCTTGCCGCCTCTCTGACCAGCCTCGCCGGCTGCCAGTCCCTGCTCAACAGCCGTTATGCCGACAGCGTGCCGCCCACGCGTGGCGTCGAGCGCATCCAGGGCGTGGCCGAAAGTGCGTCGGTGCGGCGTAACGCCCTCGGCATGCCGCTGATCGAGTCGAGCACCTTCCACGACGCCCTCTTTACCCTCGGTTATGTGCATGCCGGTGACCGCCTCAGCCAGATGGTCGGCATGCGCCTGCTGGCCCAGGGCCGCCTGGCCGAGATGGCCGGCCCTGGCGTGCTGGAAATGGACCGTTTCATGCGCGCGGTCAACCTGAAAAAAAGCGCGGAAATCCTCTACGCCGATGCCTCACCGCGCCTGAAGCGCTTCTTCGAGGTTTATTCGCGTGGCGTCAACGCCTATATGTTCCGCTATCGCAACCGCCTGCCGATGGATCTGGCCGAGTCCGGTTACCGCCCCGAGTACTGGAAGCCCGAGGACTCGGTACTGCTGTTCTGCCTGCTGAACTTCGGCCTGGCGGTAAACCTGCAGGAAGAGATCGCCGCGCTGACCATGACCCAGCAGGTGGGCGCCGACAAACTGCCCTGGCTGCTGCCGATCTACCCGGACGAGCCGCTGCCTTTTGCTGAAGCAGAAAAACTCGCCGGCCTCGACCTCAAGGGCCAACTGCCGGGCCTGCAGGCGATCTCCCGCACTGCAGCGCAGATCGCCGAGCAGCACATGCTCGGCGTTGCCGCCTCGAACAACTGGGCCATCGCCCCGCAGCGCAGCCGCGGCGGCAAGAGCCTGCTGGCCAACGACACGCACCTGCCGCTGAGCATGCCTTCGCTATGGAATTTCGTGCAGATCCGCTCGCCCAAGTACCAGGCTGCGGGTATCTCGCTGGCCGGTGTGCCGGCCATTGTGGCCGGCTATAACGGCAAGCTGGCCTGGGGCATGACCATGGTCATGGGCGACAATCAGGACATCTACCTGGAGCGCATCAAACGCGAGGGCAGCCGCCTGATGTACCAAGCCGACGGCAAGTGGCTGCCGGTCAGCGAGCGCCAGGAGACGTTCTTCATCCGTGGCCAGCGCCCGATCCGCGAAACGCTTTACGAGACCCGCAACGGCCCGCTGCTCAATTCGGTACTGGGCGAACGCAAGCATATGCTGCAGCCCCTGGCGCTGCAGAGCGGCTACGGCCTGGCACTGAAAACCACCCAGTTCGAGCGCGACCAGAGCCTTGATGCCTTCTTCGACCTGTCCCGCGCGCAGTCGGTGGATCAGGCCTTCGAGGTCACGCGGGAAATCCGCGCCATGCCGCTCAATATCGTCTTCGCCGACGCCCAGCATATCGGCTGGCAGGTCACCGGGCGCTACCCGAACCGCCGCGAAGGGCGCGGCCTGTTGCCCTCCCCCGGCTGGGACGAGCGCTACGCCTGGGACGGCTTCGCCGACCCGATGCTGCACCCTTATGACCAGGATCCGCCGCAAGGCTGGCTGGGCACCGCCAACGAACGCAGCGTGCCGCCCGGTTATGGCATGCAGCTGTCCAGTTCCTGGTACTACCCGGAGCGCGCTGAGCGCATCGCCGAACTGGCCGGTAACGGCCGGCACGATGGTCGCAGCATGATCGCCATGCAGTACGACCAGACCTCGCCCTTCGTCGCCAAGCTGCAGGCCATGTTCAACGACCCGGTAATGCACGATTCGCTGCGCCAGGCCATCGCCGCCCTGCCGGCCGGCCAGCGCGCACGTGCCGACGAAGCGCTGAAACGCCTGCTCGCGTTCGATGGCAAGCTCGCCGCCGGTTCGGCCGATGCCGCCCTCTACGGCGCCTTTCTGCAGGAAAGCGCGCGGCAGATCTTCCTCGATGAACTGGGCCCGGAAAGCAGCCCGGCCTGGCAGGCACTGGTGCAAACCGCCAACACCTCTTACTCGGCGCAGGCCGACCACCTGCTTGGGCGCGCCGACAGCCCATTCTGGAACGACATCCGCACGCCAGAGCAGGAACACAAGCCGACCATCCTGGCGCGCAGCCTGGCCACCAGCATCGAATTGCTGGAGAGCCGTCTGAGTGCGGAGCGGCGTAACTGGCAATGGGGCAAGCTGCACACCTATGAGTGGGTCACCGACACCACGCGCCTGGCGCCTTACATGAGCGCCAGCCAGCGCAGCAGCATCAACGCCCTGAAAGGCTATCTGGATCGCGGCCCCTACCCGGCAGGCGGCGATCACAGCACGCTGAACGTTTCCGCCTACGCCTGGGGCCAGGATTTCAACACTTTCCTGATCCCGGCCATGCGTTTCGTGGTGGATTTCGCCGCCGACGAACCGCTGGTTGGCGTCAACAGCTCGGGCCAATCCGGCAACCCGGCCAGCCCACACTACGCCGATGGCATCGAAGCATGGCTCAAAGGCGGGTACATGAGCTTCCCGTTCAAAGCGGAGAATCTGGACAAGGTCTACGGCAACCAGCGCCTGCTGCTGATGCCAGCCAAATGA
- a CDS encoding NUDIX domain-containing protein produces MSAVEVLAGVDIVALRLSEGGALQVLLLRRQREPYAGQWALPGVLVNGRCADASLDAAAARALADKARLQPQYLEQVATVGNGVRDPRGWSLSTCYLALLTPDAEPQDEGLCFVDLSAITAGQQALPFDHTQLVRLAAERLRGKSVYSSLPLYLLAARFTVTEALMAFQACLGEPVQHTTLRGRLERMKAQGWISDTGEKNYPKMGRPQNLLAHSPHAGEAFIFDRSLLA; encoded by the coding sequence ATGAGTGCAGTGGAGGTGCTGGCCGGGGTGGATATCGTCGCCCTGCGCCTGAGCGAGGGGGGCGCGCTGCAGGTGCTGCTGCTGCGTCGCCAGCGCGAACCCTATGCGGGGCAATGGGCGCTACCGGGTGTGCTGGTCAATGGTCGCTGTGCCGATGCCAGCCTGGATGCCGCTGCCGCCCGTGCGCTGGCGGATAAGGCGCGCCTGCAGCCGCAGTATCTGGAGCAGGTGGCGACCGTTGGCAATGGTGTGCGCGATCCACGCGGCTGGTCACTGAGCACCTGCTATCTGGCGCTGCTGACGCCGGATGCCGAGCCGCAGGATGAGGGTTTGTGCTTCGTCGATCTGTCAGCCATAACCGCAGGGCAGCAGGCCTTGCCATTCGACCATACGCAACTGGTACGTCTGGCCGCCGAGCGTCTGCGTGGCAAGTCGGTGTACAGCTCGCTGCCGCTTTACCTGCTGGCAGCGCGCTTTACCGTGACCGAAGCGCTGATGGCGTTCCAGGCGTGCCTGGGTGAGCCGGTGCAGCACACCACGTTGCGCGGCAGGCTGGAGCGGATGAAGGCGCAGGGCTGGATCAGTGATACCGGCGAGAAGAATTATCCGAAGATGGGGCGGCCGCAGAATCTATTGGCGCACAGCCCGCACGCGGGTGAGGCCTTTATCTTCGACCGCAGCCTGCTGGCTTAG
- a CDS encoding nicotinamidase, with the protein MKIASFDVDAQKGFTPLCPNELPVPEGDAIVPALNQLAARAELRIGSKDAHSPQAAWVVDTHDEMLRPLPLANADLTWVSHCVPGTPGFELLDGLPAPLDYDYFVWKGVEPDLHPYGACYHDLAEKRSTGVIEFLRHNGIDLVLVGGLALDYCVKTTALQLRRAGFEVIVHLPACRAIASETAATACSAMREQGILLTASLDELDSALTKESQP; encoded by the coding sequence ATGAAGATCGCCAGCTTCGACGTCGACGCCCAGAAAGGCTTTACTCCGCTGTGCCCCAACGAGTTGCCGGTGCCCGAAGGCGATGCCATCGTCCCGGCGCTGAACCAACTGGCTGCACGCGCCGAGCTACGCATCGGCAGCAAGGATGCCCATAGCCCGCAGGCGGCCTGGGTCGTCGACACGCACGATGAAATGCTGCGCCCACTGCCGCTGGCCAACGCCGATCTGACCTGGGTCAGCCACTGCGTCCCCGGCACGCCAGGCTTTGAATTGCTCGATGGCCTGCCGGCACCGCTGGATTACGACTACTTCGTGTGGAAAGGCGTTGAGCCGGATCTGCACCCCTATGGCGCCTGCTATCACGACCTGGCCGAGAAGCGCAGCACGGGCGTGATCGAATTTCTCCGGCACAATGGTATCGACCTTGTATTGGTCGGAGGTCTGGCCCTGGATTACTGCGTCAAGACCACTGCCCTGCAGTTGCGCCGCGCCGGTTTCGAGGTGATCGTCCATCTGCCAGCCTGCCGCGCGATTGCCAGTGAAACGGCTGCAACCGCCTGCAGCGCCATGCGCGAACAGGGCATTCTGCTGACCGCCAGCCTGGATGAGCTGGACAGCGCCCTCACCAAGGAGTCTCAGCCATGA
- the pncB gene encoding nicotinate phosphoribosyltransferase has translation MSESIFAERIVQNLLDTDLYKLTMMQAVLHNYPNAEVEWEFRCRSREDLTPYLAEIRYQIERLSELSLSVDQLAFLERIPFIKPDFIRFLSLFRFNLRYVHSSIEDGQLSIRLRGPWLHVILFEVPLLAIVSEVRNRYRYREVLLEQAAERLYEKLDWLKAEASPSELTGFQLADFGTRRRFSYRVQEQAVHILKRDFPGRFVGTSNVHLAREFDLKPIGTMAHEWLMAHQQLGPRLIDSQIAALDCWVREYRGLLGIALTDCITMDAFLADFDLYFAKLFDGLRHDSGDPLEWAEKAIAHYEKLGIDPMSKTLVFSDGLDLPKSLRLYRALCGRIHVSFGVGTNLTCDIPGVEPMNIVLKMIACNGQPVAKISDTPGKTQCRDENFVHYLKHVFRVPQ, from the coding sequence ATGAGCGAGAGCATTTTCGCCGAGCGCATCGTGCAGAACCTGCTGGATACCGACCTGTACAAGCTGACCATGATGCAGGCCGTGCTGCACAACTACCCCAATGCCGAAGTGGAATGGGAGTTTCGCTGCCGCAGCCGCGAGGACCTGACGCCCTATCTGGCAGAAATCCGCTACCAGATCGAGCGCTTGAGCGAGCTGAGCCTGAGCGTGGATCAACTGGCCTTTCTCGAACGCATCCCTTTTATCAAGCCGGACTTCATCCGCTTTCTCAGCCTGTTCCGCTTCAACCTGCGCTACGTGCACAGCAGTATCGAAGACGGCCAGTTGAGCATTCGCCTGCGCGGCCCCTGGCTGCATGTGATTCTGTTCGAGGTGCCGCTGCTGGCCATTGTCAGCGAGGTGCGCAACCGCTATCGCTACCGCGAAGTGCTGCTGGAGCAGGCCGCCGAACGCCTGTACGAGAAGCTCGACTGGCTCAAGGCCGAAGCCTCGCCAAGCGAACTGACCGGCTTCCAGCTTGCCGATTTCGGCACACGCCGGCGCTTCTCCTACCGCGTGCAGGAGCAGGCGGTGCATATCCTCAAGCGCGATTTCCCCGGACGTTTCGTCGGCACCAGTAACGTGCACCTGGCGCGCGAGTTCGACCTCAAGCCCATCGGCACCATGGCCCACGAATGGCTGATGGCGCACCAGCAGCTCGGTCCACGGTTGATCGACAGCCAGATCGCCGCGCTCGACTGCTGGGTACGCGAGTACCGTGGCCTGCTCGGCATCGCCCTGACCGACTGCATCACCATGGATGCCTTCCTGGCCGACTTCGACCTGTACTTCGCCAAGCTCTTCGACGGCCTGCGCCATGACTCCGGCGACCCGCTGGAGTGGGCGGAAAAGGCCATCGCCCACTACGAAAAGCTCGGCATCGACCCCATGAGCAAGACCCTGGTGTTTTCCGACGGGCTCGACCTGCCCAAGTCGCTACGGCTCTACCGTGCACTTTGCGGGCGAATCCACGTAAGCTTCGGGGTCGGCACCAACCTGACCTGCGACATCCCCGGCGTCGAACCGATGAACATCGTGCTCAAGATGATCGCCTGCAACGGTCAACCGGTCGCCAAGATTTCCGATACACCCGGCAAGACCCAGTGCCGCGACGAAAACTTCGTCCATTACCTGAAACACGTCTTTCGCGTGCCCCAGTGA
- the nadE gene encoding ammonia-dependent NAD(+) synthetase produces MSNRQAEIAAALDVVPPFADDAALIAEIERRKTFIKNTLKNSGLKVLVLGISGGVDSTTAGRLAQLAVEELRAESGDNAYRFIAVRLPHNTQHDEHDAQDSLQFIRADENTTVNIADSVNGLALQVSHLEQLSHARRDFVLGNVKARIRMVAQFAIANANNGLVIGTDHAAEAVMGFFTKFGDGACDLAPLSGLVKKQVRAIAAHLGAPQHLVMKTPTADLEELRPGKPDEEAHGVTYAEIDAFLHGETVSDQAYATIVRTYDATRHKRELPLVP; encoded by the coding sequence ATGAGCAACCGCCAAGCCGAAATCGCCGCCGCCCTCGATGTGGTGCCGCCATTCGCCGACGACGCCGCGCTGATCGCCGAAATCGAACGGCGCAAGACCTTTATCAAGAACACCCTGAAGAATTCCGGCCTCAAGGTGCTGGTGCTCGGTATCAGCGGTGGCGTCGACTCGACCACGGCCGGGCGTCTGGCTCAGCTTGCGGTCGAGGAGTTACGCGCCGAGAGTGGCGATAACGCCTATCGCTTCATCGCCGTGCGTCTGCCGCACAACACCCAGCATGACGAGCATGACGCACAGGATTCACTGCAATTCATCCGTGCCGACGAGAACACTACAGTCAACATTGCCGACAGCGTCAACGGCCTGGCCCTGCAGGTCAGCCACCTGGAGCAACTAAGCCATGCCCGACGCGACTTCGTACTGGGCAACGTCAAGGCCCGCATTCGCATGGTCGCCCAGTTCGCCATCGCCAACGCCAACAACGGCCTGGTGATCGGCACCGATCATGCCGCCGAGGCAGTGATGGGCTTCTTCACCAAATTCGGTGATGGCGCCTGCGACCTGGCCCCGTTGTCTGGCCTGGTGAAGAAACAGGTACGCGCCATCGCCGCACACCTGGGCGCACCGCAGCATCTGGTGATGAAAACGCCGACTGCCGATCTGGAAGAACTGCGCCCGGGCAAACCGGACGAGGAAGCCCATGGCGTGACCTATGCCGAGATCGACGCCTTCCTGCATGGCGAGACCGTCAGCGACCAGGCCTATGCCACCATCGTGCGCACCTACGACGCCACCCGCCACAAGCGCGAGCTGCCGCTGGTGCCTTGA
- the dcd gene encoding dCTP deaminase translates to MSIKSDKWIRRMAQEHGMIEPFVERQVRGADASRVISYGVSSYGYDVRCADEFKVFTNIHSAIVDPKNFDEKSFVDIKSDVCIIPPNSFALARTVEYFRIPRDVLTICLGKSTYARCGIIVNVTPLEPEWEGHVTLEFSNTTNLPAKIYAHEGVAQMLFLQSDEACEVSYRDRGGKYQGQTGVTLPKA, encoded by the coding sequence ATGAGCATCAAATCGGATAAGTGGATTCGCCGCATGGCCCAGGAACACGGGATGATCGAGCCGTTCGTGGAGCGCCAGGTGCGTGGTGCGGACGCCAGTCGGGTGATCTCCTACGGCGTTTCCAGCTACGGCTACGACGTGCGTTGCGCCGACGAATTCAAGGTGTTCACCAATATCCACTCGGCCATCGTCGACCCGAAGAATTTCGACGAGAAAAGCTTCGTCGACATCAAGAGCGACGTCTGCATCATCCCGCCGAACTCCTTCGCCCTGGCGCGCACCGTCGAGTATTTCCGCATTCCGCGTGACGTACTGACCATCTGCCTGGGCAAGAGCACTTACGCGCGTTGCGGCATCATCGTCAACGTCACGCCGCTGGAGCCGGAGTGGGAAGGCCATGTGACCCTGGAGTTCTCCAACACCACCAACCTGCCGGCGAAGATCTACGCCCATGAAGGTGTGGCGCAGATGCTGTTCCTGCAGTCCGACGAGGCCTGTGAGGTGTCGTATCGCGATCGCGGTGGCAAGTACCAGGGGCAGACCGGTGTAACCCTGCCCAAGGCCTGA
- a CDS encoding cold-shock protein, translating into MSNRQTGTVKWFNDEKGYGFITPQSGDDLFVHFKAIQSDGFKSLKEGQQVSFVATRGQKGMQAEEVQVI; encoded by the coding sequence ATGTCCAATCGTCAGACTGGCACCGTTAAGTGGTTCAACGATGAGAAAGGCTACGGCTTCATCACCCCGCAATCCGGTGACGACCTCTTCGTACACTTCAAAGCCATCCAGAGCGATGGTTTCAAGAGCCTGAAAGAAGGCCAGCAAGTTTCCTTCGTGGCCACCCGTGGTCAGAAAGGCATGCAGGCTGAGGAAGTTCAGGTTATCTAA
- a CDS encoding IS1182 family transposase, whose product MGYIKGEGRQQSSLFPPTLEELVPEDHLVRVIEAYVARLDLQALGFSKAEPLKTGRPGYDPADLLKLYLYGYFQRIRSSRRLEAECQRNVEVMWLLGRLAPDFKTIADFRKDNSAAFQATCRTFVQFCRQVGLISGQLVAIDGSKFQAVASQRKHLSLTKLKRQQAKLEAQISRYLAELDEADRSEATEGVDRSAVKAALQHLKSRHADNLTAQALMEVQGLDQFVMGEDEARMMRTHQGARVAYNVQSAVDGEHGLILHHAVTQDGCDNQQLEPMAKAAQAILEQEELTVTADAGYSNGEQFQACDDAGITAYVPENRGINNKGDDTPLFDRSAFTYDAKNDQYQCPASQWLTLKQVSGLQRIYARQGDCEGCPLKSRCTKAKRRYVTRHVHEAAFERMHQRMQAHPEMMVRRRSIVEHPFGNLKQWILGNGRFLLRQLRGARTEMALAVNAYNLKRAINVLGARRLIELLG is encoded by the coding sequence ATGGGCTACATCAAGGGCGAAGGTCGTCAGCAAAGCAGCCTGTTTCCTCCCACATTGGAGGAGCTGGTACCGGAGGATCATCTGGTACGGGTGATCGAGGCCTATGTCGCTCGTCTGGATCTGCAGGCTCTGGGTTTCAGCAAGGCCGAGCCGCTCAAGACCGGACGTCCTGGCTATGATCCGGCGGATCTACTCAAGCTTTATCTATACGGTTACTTCCAGCGCATCCGCTCCTCCCGGCGCCTGGAAGCCGAGTGCCAGCGCAATGTCGAGGTGATGTGGCTGCTGGGCCGATTGGCTCCGGATTTCAAGACCATTGCCGATTTTCGCAAGGACAACAGTGCTGCTTTTCAAGCGACCTGCCGCACCTTCGTCCAGTTCTGTCGCCAGGTGGGACTGATCAGTGGGCAACTCGTGGCCATCGATGGCAGTAAGTTTCAGGCGGTTGCGTCGCAACGCAAGCATCTGAGCCTGACGAAGCTCAAGCGCCAACAAGCCAAACTGGAGGCGCAGATAAGCCGTTATCTGGCAGAACTGGACGAGGCTGACCGCAGTGAGGCGACTGAAGGGGTTGATCGCAGTGCGGTCAAGGCTGCGCTGCAGCACCTGAAGAGTCGACATGCCGATAACCTGACAGCCCAGGCGTTGATGGAGGTACAGGGGCTGGATCAGTTCGTCATGGGTGAGGATGAGGCCCGCATGATGCGTACCCACCAGGGGGCTCGCGTGGCTTATAACGTGCAAAGCGCGGTAGATGGCGAGCATGGGCTGATCCTGCATCATGCCGTCACTCAGGACGGTTGCGATAACCAGCAACTGGAACCGATGGCCAAGGCCGCCCAGGCGATCCTAGAACAGGAAGAGCTGACGGTTACAGCCGATGCCGGCTACTCCAATGGTGAGCAGTTTCAAGCCTGTGATGATGCTGGGATTACGGCTTATGTGCCGGAGAATCGAGGCATCAATAACAAGGGCGACGACACGCCGCTATTCGATCGCAGCGCCTTCACCTACGACGCAAAAAACGACCAGTACCAATGCCCTGCGAGCCAGTGGCTAACACTCAAACAGGTCAGTGGCCTACAACGTATCTATGCCAGGCAAGGTGACTGCGAGGGCTGTCCATTGAAATCACGCTGCACCAAGGCCAAGCGCCGATACGTGACTCGGCATGTCCATGAAGCCGCATTCGAGCGCATGCATCAGCGGATGCAGGCGCATCCAGAGATGATGGTCAGGCGCCGATCCATCGTCGAACATCCCTTCGGCAATCTGAAGCAGTGGATTTTGGGTAATGGTCGCTTCCTGCTCCGACAACTGCGGGGAGCGCGGACGGAAATGGCCCTGGCGGTCAACGCCTACAACCTGAAACGAGCCATCAATGTGCTGGGTGCCCGTCGGTTGATCGAACTGTTGGGATAA
- the apbC gene encoding iron-sulfur cluster carrier protein ApbC produces MSAVTREAVEACLRQFTDPHLDQNPVSAGCLREVDIQGARVAVRLELGYAAGLFKNGWAQMLQMALENLDGVDSAQVKVDCVIDSHQGQAQVPALAGVKNVIAVASGKGGVGKSTTAANLALALAREGARVGILDADIYGPSQGIMFGIAEGTRPQVRDQKWFVPLEAHGVQVMSMAFLTDDNTPMVWRGPMVSGALLQLITQTAWNDLDYLVVDMPPGTGDIQLTLAQKVPVAGSVIVTTPQDLALLDAKKGVEMFRKVHIPVLGVVENMAVHICSNCGHAEHLFGEGGGEKLAAQYGVELLASLPLSMAIRMQADDGKPTTVADPESQIAMIYQDLARKVGARIAQAGKPAMPSIEISED; encoded by the coding sequence ATGAGTGCCGTCACCCGCGAAGCGGTCGAAGCCTGTCTGCGTCAGTTCACCGACCCTCACCTCGATCAGAACCCGGTCAGTGCCGGTTGTCTGCGTGAGGTCGACATTCAGGGCGCGCGCGTCGCCGTACGCCTGGAGCTGGGCTACGCCGCCGGCCTGTTCAAGAACGGTTGGGCGCAAATGCTGCAGATGGCGCTGGAGAACCTCGATGGCGTCGACAGTGCGCAGGTCAAGGTCGACTGCGTGATCGACTCGCACCAGGGCCAGGCCCAGGTGCCGGCGCTGGCCGGGGTGAAGAACGTGATCGCCGTAGCCTCGGGCAAGGGCGGGGTGGGTAAATCCACCACCGCCGCCAACCTGGCGTTGGCCCTGGCGCGTGAGGGTGCGCGCGTGGGCATTCTCGACGCCGATATCTATGGCCCCAGCCAGGGCATCATGTTCGGCATCGCCGAAGGTACGCGCCCGCAGGTCAGGGATCAGAAGTGGTTCGTGCCGCTCGAAGCCCATGGTGTGCAGGTGATGTCCATGGCCTTTCTTACCGACGACAACACGCCGATGGTGTGGCGCGGGCCGATGGTCAGCGGTGCCTTGCTGCAGCTGATTACCCAGACCGCCTGGAACGATCTCGATTATCTGGTAGTGGATATGCCGCCGGGTACGGGCGACATCCAACTGACCCTGGCGCAGAAGGTGCCGGTGGCCGGTAGCGTGATCGTCACCACGCCGCAGGATCTGGCGCTGCTCGATGCGAAAAAAGGCGTGGAGATGTTCCGCAAGGTGCACATCCCAGTGCTCGGCGTGGTGGAGAACATGGCCGTGCACATCTGCTCCAACTGCGGCCATGCCGAGCATCTGTTCGGCGAAGGCGGTGGCGAGAAGCTGGCGGCGCAGTATGGCGTCGAGCTGCTGGCCTCGTTGCCGCTGTCGATGGCCATTCGCATGCAGGCCGATGACGGCAAACCGACCACGGTGGCCGACCCGGAAAGCCAGATCGCCATGATCTATCAGGATTTGGCGCGCAAGGTCGGCGCGCGCATTGCCCAGGCTGGCAAGCCGGCGATGCCGAGCATCGAGATCAGCGAGGACTGA